A region from the Rufibacter sp. DG15C genome encodes:
- a CDS encoding YkvA family protein — protein sequence MSTLADKGFTLSKNVFFKFLMGKAGGLMGKPVKIGILLTTAYEKLTSAKSNESGFEQIKDIMMRFMRLVKAYTHGTYHDINTKSLLLGVAVLLYVVTPLDIIPDFIPILGFADDLSLMAWFISAFQEELQKFQTWEEGSVAIGHS from the coding sequence ATGAGTACTCTAGCCGATAAAGGATTTACACTATCCAAGAACGTTTTCTTCAAGTTCCTCATGGGCAAAGCCGGTGGCTTGATGGGCAAGCCGGTTAAAATTGGCATCCTGCTCACCACTGCCTATGAGAAACTGACCTCTGCCAAATCTAATGAAAGTGGCTTTGAGCAAATCAAAGACATTATGATGCGCTTCATGCGCCTGGTCAAAGCCTACACCCATGGTACCTACCATGACATCAACACCAAGTCCCTGTTATTGGGCGTGGCGGTGTTGTTGTACGTGGTAACCCCCCTGGACATCATCCCAGACTTCATTCCCATTCTAGGCTTCGCTGATGACCTGAGCTTGATGGCGTGGTTTATCTCGGCGTTCCAGGAAGAGTTGCAGAAATTCCAGACCTGGGAAGAAGGCTCCGTTGCCATTGGTCATTCTTAA